Proteins from one Erysipelothrix larvae genomic window:
- a CDS encoding energy-coupled thiamine transporter ThiT: MKTKDLVNMSLFVALYVALEYLDSAFSIFKMPQGGSLSFSILAIIFASYFFGIKKAVAVTALAFIVRFMLVPMSVVHPMQFLLDYVLAPGCYAIVSVLPEIKVKKLPTIPLSVLIAGFMQFMFHNISGWVYYAQYYEGNLFWGVLAYNATYVIPTVVVGFVVVMLMKDRMMTIFHALNR, translated from the coding sequence ATGAAAACAAAAGATCTGGTAAATATGTCTCTATTTGTTGCATTATATGTCGCACTAGAGTATCTTGATTCAGCATTTAGTATCTTTAAGATGCCACAAGGCGGAAGCTTATCGTTTAGTATTCTTGCTATTATCTTTGCAAGTTACTTCTTTGGGATAAAAAAAGCAGTCGCCGTTACTGCTTTAGCATTTATTGTCCGATTTATGTTGGTTCCAATGTCCGTTGTACATCCAATGCAATTTTTACTGGACTATGTACTTGCGCCAGGTTGCTATGCCATTGTATCGGTGTTACCCGAGATAAAGGTGAAAAAGTTGCCTACAATTCCGTTATCCGTACTCATTGCAGGCTTTATGCAGTTTATGTTTCATAATATCTCAGGATGGGTTTATTATGCACAATATTATGAAGGAAATCTATTTTGGGGAGTCCTTGCTTACAATGCAACCTATGTGATTCCGACTGTAGTTGTTGGGTTTGTCGTTGTCATGTTAATGAAAGATCGAATGATGACAATCTTTCACGCCTTGAATCGATAA